The following are encoded in a window of Geobacter metallireducens GS-15 genomic DNA:
- a CDS encoding pentapeptide repeat-containing protein, translating to MKHLLFRCLGIPIVITTFFVSVGSETPAAASPAGKKKTESTEVAASSPAKPALAYAEYVRLVSRRGVAGRGHAKKKPAKAAKVTRTAKKADQKVVSAKAEPTPVVPVRTVAPVVAVEPKRGGGWRPGPAEVREVLGTTRDLSGANLRGMNLAGLDLRNASLANADLYLANLAGACLDGANLRGTSLEMANLRGASLKGAKLSGAGLFMTNLEGADLERADLTGVYAVGANLRGAALASANLRGGLFTNAVMARSVAVLTEDGEGRGGGTVTKATARDDAARPDPAERLTFLKF from the coding sequence ATGAAGCACCTCCTGTTCCGTTGCCTGGGAATTCCGATCGTCATCACCACCTTCTTCGTCTCCGTCGGCAGTGAAACGCCGGCCGCCGCCTCCCCGGCGGGGAAGAAAAAAACCGAGTCCACCGAAGTCGCGGCCTCTTCCCCGGCGAAGCCGGCCCTTGCCTATGCCGAGTATGTGCGTCTCGTAAGCAGGCGGGGTGTCGCCGGGCGTGGCCACGCCAAAAAGAAGCCGGCGAAGGCGGCAAAGGTGACCCGTACTGCAAAGAAAGCGGACCAGAAGGTGGTTTCCGCAAAAGCCGAGCCGACGCCGGTCGTTCCCGTCCGGACCGTTGCGCCGGTCGTGGCAGTCGAGCCGAAGCGGGGAGGGGGATGGCGGCCCGGTCCGGCAGAGGTGCGCGAGGTCCTTGGCACGACCCGCGATCTGTCGGGGGCGAACCTGCGGGGGATGAACCTGGCCGGCCTTGATCTGCGCAACGCCTCCCTGGCCAATGCCGACCTCTACCTGGCTAATTTGGCGGGGGCGTGCCTCGACGGGGCGAACCTGCGAGGGACATCCCTCGAAATGGCCAATCTGCGGGGGGCAAGCCTCAAGGGGGCCAAGCTCTCGGGGGCCGGCCTCTTCATGACGAACCTGGAAGGGGCCGACCTGGAGCGGGCGGACCTGACGGGTGTCTATGCCGTGGGGGCGAACCTGCGGGGTGCAGCGCTGGCAAGCGCAAACCTACGGGGCGGGCTCTTCACCAATGCGGTCATGGCGCGGAGCGTGGCGGTGCTGACGGAGGATGGAGAGGGGAGGGGGGGCGGCACGGTGACAAAGGCGACGGCACGGGACGATGCAGCTCGACCCGACCCGGCCGAACGGCTCACGTTCCTCAAATTCTGA